Genomic window (Tardiphaga sp. vice304):
TCCGGCGATGGCGCTGGCAGGCTGAAATCCGAGTTCCAGACGAAAAAAGCCCCCGCGAACGGGGGCTTTTTTCTGGACGGCTGTCTCAGTAGCGCGCGACCGGGGCGCCACCGAAGTGATAGTTCAAACCGCCGCGCACGGTGCTGACCTTGAGATCGACGTCATGGGCGATCAAGCCAGCCGTCGGCGTCTGGCCGGCGAAGATCGGGCTTGAAAACGACTGCTTGCCAAAATCCGAATACAGATATTCGACCTTGGCTGACCAGTTATTGGTAAAGGCGTGTTCGATGCCGGCGCCGGCGGCCCAGCCGGCCGTGACCTTGGTCAGGCCCGCGGTCTGGTTCTGTCCGGTCGAATCGGCAAAGCCGCTGCTGCTCTTCATCTCCGTCAGGGCGAGACCGCCCGTGGCATAGAACAGCGTGCGATCGACGGCGTAGCCAACACGCGGACGCAGCGTCACCAGCCAGTCGGTAGACACCGAATTGGTCGTGCTGAACGTGCTGATGCCGATCGGGAACGGTGCGGCGGCAGTGCGGGCCTGCTTCAGCCCGAAGTAGCTGGCATCGGCCTCGACGCCGAACAGCCAGCGATCGACCTGATGGTTATAGCCG
Coding sequences:
- a CDS encoding outer membrane protein, with product MKLLVLAVAFAASGAASAAAADLSSRAWTKAPAAQEAGFNWGGWYVGGHAGDAWGRSDTSSAFINGTAPIANQQAVAAASPRLEPDGFTGGGQVGYNHQVDRWLFGVEADASYFGLKQARTAAAPFPIGISTFSTTNSVSTDWLVTLRPRVGYAVDRTLFYATGGLALTEMKSSSGFADSTGQNQTAGLTKVTAGWAAGAGIEHAFTNNWSAKVEYLYSDFGKQSFSSPIFAGQTPTAGLIAHDVDLKVSTVRGGLNYHFGGAPVARY